From Actinosynnema mirum DSM 43827, a single genomic window includes:
- a CDS encoding EthD family reductase, whose protein sequence is MIKCIALYRRPDRPEEFDEAYFASHLPLVLKTPGLLRVEVARAGQLLIPGFLAENEPHLIAEMYFESEDAMNRAFGSPEWQAGGANLSEIGAAELISLFTAEVLQSGAVVDGVAER, encoded by the coding sequence ATGATCAAGTGCATCGCGCTGTACCGGCGGCCCGACCGGCCCGAGGAGTTCGACGAGGCCTACTTCGCCTCGCACCTGCCCCTGGTGCTCAAGACCCCCGGCCTGCTGCGCGTCGAGGTCGCCAGGGCCGGGCAGCTGCTCATCCCCGGCTTCCTCGCCGAGAACGAGCCGCACCTGATCGCCGAGATGTACTTCGAGTCCGAGGACGCCATGAACCGGGCCTTCGGCTCGCCCGAGTGGCAGGCGGGCGGCGCCAACCTCAGCGAGATCGGGGCCGCCGAGCTGATCTCCCTGTTCACCGCCGAGGTCCTCCAGTCCGGGGCGGTCGTGGACGGGGTGGCCGAGCGGTGA
- a CDS encoding 3-hydroxyacyl-CoA dehydrogenase family protein: MIAAVIGGGTMGAGIAHVLLAGGHRVVLVEAGAERVAAAGQRVERSLAKADERGKLPAPPAELLARLTVARELADLAPDVELVVEAVPEDAALKRAVLAAAATACPDAVLASNTSSLSITALAEGLPGERVLGLHFFNPVPVQPLVELVRHDGVDPDVLARARTWAESLGKTVIEVRDSPGFATSRLGVAVGLEAIRMLEEGVADAEGIDTGMRLGYNWPVGPLRLTDLVGLDVRLAIAEHLEAELGPRFAPPALLRAKVARGELGRKSGQGFFAW, from the coding sequence GTGATCGCCGCGGTGATCGGCGGCGGCACCATGGGCGCGGGCATCGCGCACGTGCTGCTGGCGGGTGGCCACCGCGTGGTGCTCGTCGAGGCGGGGGCGGAGCGGGTCGCGGCGGCCGGGCAGCGGGTCGAGCGGTCGCTGGCCAAGGCGGACGAGCGCGGCAAGCTGCCCGCGCCGCCCGCCGAGCTGCTCGCCCGGCTGACCGTCGCGCGCGAGCTCGCCGACCTCGCCCCCGACGTGGAGCTCGTCGTCGAGGCCGTGCCCGAGGACGCCGCGCTCAAGCGCGCCGTGCTCGCCGCCGCCGCGACCGCGTGCCCGGACGCCGTGCTGGCATCCAACACCTCGTCGCTGTCGATCACCGCGCTCGCCGAGGGGCTGCCCGGTGAGCGGGTCCTCGGACTGCACTTCTTCAACCCCGTCCCGGTCCAGCCGCTGGTCGAGCTGGTGCGGCACGACGGCGTCGACCCGGACGTGCTCGCGCGGGCCCGGACGTGGGCCGAGTCGCTCGGCAAGACCGTGATCGAGGTCAGGGACAGCCCCGGCTTCGCCACCTCCCGGCTCGGCGTCGCCGTCGGGCTGGAGGCGATCCGGATGCTGGAGGAGGGCGTCGCCGACGCCGAGGGCATCGACACCGGGATGCGGCTCGGCTACAACTGGCCCGTCGGCCCGCTGCGGCTCACCGACCTGGTCGGGCTCGACGTGCGGCTCGCCATCGCCGAGCACCTGGAGGCCGAGCTGGGGCCGCGCTTCGCCCCACCCGCGCTGCTGCGCGCCAAGGTCGCGCGCGGTGAGCTGGGGCGCAAGAGCGGGCAGGGCTTTTTCGCTTGGTGA
- a CDS encoding carbohydrate ABC transporter permease, translated as MKPLVGKGKRATSLTRGERLALALMIGVPALLHVALVWAPALGSVGLSFSSWNGIGGLEDVEWVGARNYVDILTGYPRFWPAVRNNLVWLVFLVLVPTSAGLLLAVLLDRKLRFGRVYQSVLYLPVVLSLALVGFIWQLVYQPEQGLLNNLLGIADSDPVNWLGDKDINLYAVLVAAAWRHTGYVMVLYLAGLKAVDPALREAAALDGANGWQAFTRVVFPVLRPVNVVVLVVTVIEGLRAFDIVYVINKGRNGLELLSVLVTDNIIGESSRIGWGSALAVVLLVISLGFIVTYLVQVFRREESE; from the coding sequence GTGAAACCCTTGGTGGGCAAGGGGAAGCGCGCCACGTCGTTGACGCGCGGCGAGCGGCTGGCGCTGGCGCTGATGATCGGCGTGCCCGCGCTGCTGCACGTGGCGCTGGTGTGGGCGCCCGCGCTCGGGTCGGTCGGGCTGTCGTTCAGCTCGTGGAACGGGATCGGCGGGCTGGAGGACGTCGAGTGGGTGGGGGCGCGCAACTACGTCGACATCCTCACCGGCTACCCGAGGTTCTGGCCGGCCGTGCGCAACAACCTGGTGTGGCTGGTGTTCCTGGTGCTCGTGCCGACCTCGGCCGGGTTGCTGCTGGCCGTGCTGCTGGACCGGAAGCTGCGGTTCGGGCGGGTGTACCAGAGCGTGCTGTACCTGCCGGTGGTGCTGTCGCTGGCGCTGGTCGGGTTCATCTGGCAGCTGGTGTACCAGCCGGAGCAGGGGCTGCTGAACAACCTGCTCGGGATCGCCGACAGCGATCCGGTGAACTGGTTGGGGGACAAGGACATCAACCTGTACGCGGTGCTCGTCGCGGCGGCGTGGCGGCACACCGGGTACGTGATGGTGCTGTACCTGGCCGGGTTGAAGGCCGTGGACCCGGCGCTGCGGGAGGCGGCGGCGCTGGACGGGGCGAACGGGTGGCAGGCGTTCACGCGCGTGGTGTTCCCGGTGCTGCGGCCGGTGAACGTGGTGGTGCTGGTGGTGACCGTGATCGAGGGGCTGCGGGCGTTCGACATCGTCTACGTCATCAACAAGGGGCGCAACGGGTTGGAGCTGCTGTCGGTGCTGGTGACCGACAACATCATCGGCGAGTCCAGCCGGATCGGGTGGGGGTCGGCGCTGGCGGTGGTGCTGCTGGTGATCTCGCTCGGGTTCATCGTCACCTACCTCGTGCAGGTGTTCCGGCGGGAGGAGTCGGAGTGA
- the rpmB gene encoding 50S ribosomal protein L28, with protein MSARHCQLTGRKPGYGKQVSHSHRRTNRRWLPNTQRRRYWLPSENRYVVLTLSTKGVKTVDRRGVESVVAELRRRGEKV; from the coding sequence TTGTCCGCGCGCCACTGCCAGCTGACCGGGCGCAAACCCGGTTACGGCAAGCAGGTCTCGCACTCCCACCGCCGCACCAACCGCCGCTGGCTGCCCAACACCCAGCGCCGCAGGTACTGGCTGCCGTCGGAGAACCGCTACGTCGTGCTCACCCTGTCCACCAAGGGCGTCAAGACCGTCGACCGGCGCGGCGTGGAGTCCGTCGTCGCCGAGCTGCGC
- a CDS encoding histidine phosphatase family protein: MRIILLRHGQSLGNVDELAYCRVPDHTMPLTPLGEREAKEAGDRVKALLQDVPAAVYVSPYTRTRSTLRLLGLGALAERVVAEPRLREQDWGNLQDPVQQEVLKHQRHAFGHFFFRLPNGESGADVDDRVAAFLDGLEARVRAGGHPETSLLVSHGLTIRLLCRRLFGWSVELFESLSNPTTCEDRVLEHDGERWRLDRPFDQWRDSPDGETQG, encoded by the coding sequence GTGCGGATCATCTTGCTGCGCCACGGCCAGAGCCTGGGCAACGTCGACGAACTGGCCTACTGCCGGGTACCCGATCACACCATGCCTCTCACCCCGCTGGGGGAGCGAGAGGCGAAGGAAGCGGGCGATCGGGTGAAAGCGCTGCTCCAGGACGTGCCCGCGGCCGTCTACGTGAGCCCGTACACCCGCACCAGGAGCACGCTGCGGCTGCTGGGGCTGGGCGCGCTGGCCGAGCGGGTGGTCGCCGAGCCCCGGCTGCGCGAGCAGGACTGGGGCAACCTGCAGGACCCGGTGCAGCAGGAGGTGCTCAAGCACCAGCGGCACGCGTTCGGGCACTTCTTCTTCCGGCTGCCCAACGGCGAGTCCGGCGCGGACGTGGACGACCGGGTGGCCGCGTTCCTGGACGGGCTGGAGGCGCGGGTGCGCGCGGGCGGGCACCCGGAGACCTCGCTGCTCGTGTCGCACGGGCTGACCATCCGGCTGCTGTGCAGGCGGCTGTTCGGCTGGAGCGTGGAGCTGTTCGAGTCGCTGTCCAACCCGACGACCTGCGAGGACCGGGTGCTGGAGCACGACGGCGAGCGGTGGCGGCTGGACCGGCCGTTCGACCAGTGGCGCGATTCCCCGGACGGCGAGACCCAGGGCTGA
- a CDS encoding beta-galactosidase, whose protein sequence is MTSWPTGLPGLAWGADYNPEQWPEEVWDADVELMRASGVNLVSLGIFSWALLEPREGERDFAWLDRVMDRLAAGGVRVDLATATAAPPPWMTTDYPEVRPVREDGVRLTHGSRQAYCPTSEVYRTRAVALARALAERYRDHPALSAWHVGNEYGCHVPRCYCDNCAEAFRTWLRERYGDLDGLNEAWGTLFWSQRYSAWEQVVPPRVTPTFGNPGQLLDFNRFASDALLELFKAERDVLHEVTPGVPVTTNFMVGWTFADLDYWSWAKEMDFVSNDHYTRSEDPDRHVELAMAADLTRGLAGGRPWLLMEQSTSAVNWQPRNIAKLPGEQRRNSFSHVARGADGTLFFQWRQSKAGAERFHSAMVPHGGEDTRVHREVRRVGGEYAKLTELLGSTVDASVAIVYDWHSRWSLGQEATPTADFSYQENVFGLYRALWRSGVTVDFVPSGADLSAYKAVVVPSLFLLDDAEWLTSYTGHLLVTHLTAITDTRGHVHLGGYPGLVGGLLGVRTEEFHPLRAGEVVRLDDGGEVAVWTELLRAEGAEVLSRYADGPLAGEPAITRNGNAWYLGCGLRGAALETLVCSVVADAGVEQVLVTGEDGGADVGAGSAGVEVVRRRGEGGSWLVAINHGGEPALVPARGVELLSGDDVDGTLTVPAGGVVVVREAAAGEPAVAEGE, encoded by the coding sequence ATGACGAGCTGGCCGACCGGACTGCCGGGCCTCGCCTGGGGCGCCGACTACAACCCTGAGCAGTGGCCCGAGGAGGTCTGGGACGCCGACGTCGAGCTGATGCGCGCGTCCGGCGTGAACCTCGTGAGCCTCGGGATCTTCTCCTGGGCGCTGCTGGAGCCCCGCGAGGGCGAGCGCGACTTCGCCTGGCTCGACCGGGTCATGGACCGCCTCGCCGCGGGCGGCGTCCGGGTCGACCTGGCCACCGCCACCGCCGCGCCCCCGCCCTGGATGACCACCGACTACCCCGAGGTCCGCCCGGTCCGCGAGGACGGCGTCCGCCTCACCCACGGCTCCCGCCAGGCCTACTGCCCCACCTCCGAGGTCTACCGCACCCGCGCCGTCGCGCTGGCCCGCGCGCTGGCCGAGCGCTACCGCGACCACCCCGCGCTGTCCGCCTGGCACGTCGGCAACGAGTACGGCTGCCACGTCCCGCGCTGCTACTGCGACAACTGCGCCGAGGCGTTCCGCACCTGGCTGCGCGAGCGCTACGGCGACCTCGACGGCCTCAACGAGGCGTGGGGCACCCTGTTCTGGTCCCAGCGCTACAGCGCGTGGGAGCAGGTCGTGCCGCCCCGCGTGACCCCCACGTTCGGCAACCCCGGCCAGCTGCTCGACTTCAACCGCTTCGCCTCCGACGCGCTCCTGGAGCTGTTCAAGGCCGAGCGCGACGTGCTGCACGAGGTCACCCCCGGCGTGCCCGTCACCACCAACTTCATGGTCGGCTGGACCTTCGCCGACCTGGACTACTGGTCGTGGGCGAAGGAGATGGACTTCGTCTCCAACGACCACTACACCCGCTCCGAGGACCCCGACCGGCACGTCGAGCTGGCCATGGCCGCCGACCTCACTCGCGGCCTCGCGGGGGGCCGCCCGTGGCTGCTCATGGAGCAGTCCACCTCGGCGGTGAACTGGCAGCCCCGCAACATCGCCAAGCTCCCCGGCGAGCAGCGCCGCAACTCCTTCTCGCACGTCGCGCGCGGCGCCGACGGCACGCTGTTCTTCCAGTGGCGCCAGTCGAAGGCGGGCGCCGAGCGCTTCCACTCGGCGATGGTCCCGCACGGCGGCGAGGACACCCGCGTGCACCGCGAGGTGCGCCGCGTCGGCGGCGAGTACGCCAAGCTGACCGAGCTGCTCGGGTCCACCGTGGACGCCTCCGTCGCGATCGTCTACGACTGGCACTCGCGCTGGTCCCTCGGCCAGGAGGCCACCCCCACCGCCGACTTCTCCTACCAGGAGAACGTCTTCGGCCTGTACCGGGCGCTGTGGCGCTCCGGCGTCACGGTCGACTTCGTGCCCTCCGGCGCGGACCTGTCGGCGTACAAGGCCGTCGTCGTGCCCTCGCTGTTCCTGCTCGACGACGCCGAGTGGCTCACCTCCTACACCGGCCACCTGCTGGTCACCCACCTCACCGCGATCACCGACACGCGCGGCCACGTGCACCTGGGCGGCTACCCCGGCCTCGTCGGCGGGCTGCTCGGCGTGCGCACCGAGGAGTTCCACCCGCTGCGCGCCGGCGAGGTCGTCCGGCTCGACGACGGCGGCGAGGTCGCCGTGTGGACCGAACTGCTGCGCGCCGAGGGCGCCGAGGTGCTCTCCCGCTACGCCGACGGCCCCCTCGCGGGTGAACCGGCCATCACCCGCAACGGCAACGCCTGGTACCTCGGGTGCGGTCTGCGCGGCGCGGCGCTGGAGACCCTGGTGTGCTCCGTGGTGGCGGACGCGGGCGTCGAGCAGGTCCTGGTGACCGGCGAGGACGGCGGCGCGGACGTCGGCGCCGGTTCGGCGGGCGTCGAGGTCGTGCGCAGGCGCGGCGAGGGCGGCTCGTGGCTGGTCGCGATCAACCACGGCGGCGAGCCCGCCCTGGTGCCCGCGCGCGGCGTGGAGCTGCTGTCCGGCGACGACGTCGACGGGACGCTCACCGTCCCGGCGGGCGGCGTGGTCGTGGTCAGGGAAGCCGCCGCCGGGGAACCGGCCGTCGCAGAAGGGGAGTGA
- a CDS encoding sensor histidine kinase produces MTAPGGTRFQRASLHARVTLLAALCVAGAVAVVSLSVYMTVRDNMITSFDENLRQRAQAAVNAPRVNDTVSEMPGAFLAAGDIKIGKLDSAGRILYPKFTTAPPTNSDDLAVANGELLEHIWTDKRTEYRVLTVPYGDGEAMVLAQSIKPLNTTLGKLSLVLFVIGGLGVVAAAAAGTAVARTGLRPVQRLTEATERVALTGDLRPIPVSGDDELARLTQRFNAMLGALAESQERQRRLVADAGHELRTPLTSMRTNLELLLASERPGSPTLSDEDKAEINDDVRAQLDELTTLIGDLVELAREDAPQVVHEPVDLVEVVERALDRARRRAPADVAFDVSLEPWSLLGDSNALERAVLNLLDNAVKFSQDNTEGGVVRLRLRQVAEGAAVVEVADSGHGVAEADLPHVFERFYRSSEARTLPGSGLGLAIVKQAAERHGGAVYAGRAPEGGALFTLHLPGRPALVPVGGGVGHAGG; encoded by the coding sequence GTGACCGCTCCCGGCGGCACCCGGTTCCAGCGCGCCTCGCTGCACGCGCGCGTGACCCTGCTCGCCGCGCTGTGCGTGGCGGGCGCGGTCGCCGTGGTGTCGCTGAGCGTGTACATGACGGTGCGCGACAACATGATCACCTCGTTCGACGAGAACCTGCGCCAGCGCGCGCAGGCGGCGGTGAACGCGCCCAGGGTCAACGACACGGTCAGCGAGATGCCCGGCGCGTTCCTCGCCGCCGGTGACATCAAGATCGGCAAGCTGGACTCGGCCGGGCGCATCCTGTACCCGAAGTTCACCACCGCGCCGCCGACCAACTCGGACGACCTGGCGGTGGCGAACGGCGAGCTGCTGGAGCACATCTGGACCGACAAGCGCACCGAGTACCGGGTGCTGACGGTGCCGTACGGCGACGGCGAGGCGATGGTCCTCGCCCAGTCGATCAAGCCGCTGAACACCACGCTGGGCAAGCTGAGCCTGGTGCTGTTCGTGATCGGCGGCCTGGGCGTGGTCGCGGCGGCGGCGGCGGGGACGGCGGTGGCGCGCACCGGCCTGCGGCCCGTGCAGCGGCTCACCGAGGCCACCGAGCGGGTCGCGCTGACCGGCGACCTGCGGCCGATCCCGGTGTCCGGCGACGACGAGCTGGCCAGGCTCACCCAGCGGTTCAACGCGATGCTGGGGGCGCTCGCCGAGTCGCAGGAGCGGCAGCGCAGGCTCGTCGCGGACGCGGGTCACGAGCTGCGCACGCCGCTGACGTCCATGCGCACCAACCTGGAGCTGCTGCTGGCGTCCGAGCGGCCGGGGTCGCCGACGCTGTCCGACGAGGACAAGGCGGAGATCAACGACGACGTGCGGGCCCAGCTGGACGAGCTGACCACGCTGATCGGCGACCTGGTCGAGCTGGCCCGCGAGGACGCGCCGCAGGTCGTGCACGAGCCGGTGGACCTGGTCGAGGTGGTCGAGCGGGCCCTGGACCGAGCCCGCAGGCGCGCGCCCGCCGACGTGGCCTTCGACGTGAGCCTGGAGCCGTGGTCGCTGCTGGGCGACTCGAACGCGCTGGAGCGCGCGGTGCTGAACCTGCTGGACAACGCGGTGAAGTTCAGCCAGGACAACACCGAGGGCGGCGTGGTGCGGCTGAGGCTGCGGCAGGTCGCGGAGGGCGCGGCGGTCGTCGAGGTGGCGGACTCGGGCCACGGCGTGGCGGAAGCGGACCTGCCGCACGTGTTCGAGCGCTTCTACCGCTCCTCCGAGGCCCGCACCCTGCCGGGGTCGGGGCTGGGGCTGGCGATCGTGAAGCAGGCGGCGGAACGCCACGGCGGCGCGGTCTACGCGGGCCGCGCGCCGGAGGGCGGCGCGCTGTTCACCCTGCACCTGCCGGGACGACCCGCGCTGGTGCCGGTGGGCGGCGGGGTGGGGCACGCGGGGGGCTGA
- a CDS encoding carbohydrate ABC transporter permease, which produces MRGVRAGTVALHGFLVLACLGTIAPLLWALYASLRSYDDTARNGYFSVAEELTLANYAEAWTRAELPRYYLNTLVVALPSVVLVLLLSSMAAFGVARLPRRLNLGLLMLFTAGNLLPQQVVVTPLYRLYLLTPVPAWVSDSGVLLDSRLGLVLIHVAFQSGFCVFVLSNFMKTIPREIGEAARVDGAGVWRRYWQVVLPLCRPALAALATLEFTWIYNDFLWALVLIQTGEKMPVTSALQNLRGAFFTDNNLVAAGALLVALPTLVVFFVLQRQFVGGLTLGATKG; this is translated from the coding sequence GTGAGGGGCGTTCGGGCGGGAACTGTCGCGCTGCACGGTTTCCTGGTGCTGGCGTGCCTCGGGACGATCGCGCCGCTGCTGTGGGCGCTGTACGCGTCGCTGCGCAGCTACGACGACACGGCGCGGAACGGGTACTTCTCGGTCGCCGAGGAGCTGACGCTGGCGAACTACGCGGAGGCGTGGACGCGGGCCGAGCTGCCGCGCTACTACCTGAACACGCTGGTGGTGGCGCTGCCGTCGGTGGTGCTGGTGCTGCTGCTCAGCTCGATGGCGGCGTTCGGCGTGGCCAGGCTGCCGAGGCGGCTGAACCTGGGGCTGCTGATGCTGTTCACCGCGGGGAACCTGCTGCCGCAGCAGGTGGTCGTGACGCCGCTGTACCGGCTGTACCTGCTGACGCCGGTGCCCGCGTGGGTGAGCGACAGCGGGGTGCTGCTGGACTCGCGGCTGGGCCTGGTGCTGATCCACGTGGCGTTCCAGTCGGGGTTCTGCGTGTTCGTGCTGAGCAACTTCATGAAGACCATCCCGCGCGAGATCGGCGAGGCCGCGCGCGTGGACGGGGCGGGGGTGTGGCGGCGGTACTGGCAGGTGGTGCTGCCGCTGTGCAGACCCGCGCTGGCGGCGCTGGCGACGCTGGAGTTCACCTGGATCTACAACGACTTCCTGTGGGCGCTGGTGCTGATCCAGACCGGCGAGAAGATGCCGGTGACGTCGGCGCTGCAGAACCTGCGGGGGGCGTTCTTCACGGACAACAACCTGGTGGCGGCGGGGGCGCTGCTGGTGGCGCTGCCGACGCTGGTGGTGTTCTTCGTGCTCCAGCGGCAGTTCGTGGGCGGGTTGACGCTGGGGGCGACGAAGGGGTGA
- a CDS encoding response regulator transcription factor produces MRILVVDDDRAVRESLRRSLQFNGYQVDLAGDGQQALESVLSQRPDAMVLDVMMPRLDGLEVCRRLRSTGDDLPILVLTARDAVSDRVSGLDAGADDYLPKPFALEELLARLRALLRRTATDVEEPVNLLRFADLELDPGTRDVRRGERPISLTRTEFALLELFLAHPKQVLTRGRILEDVWGYDFPTSGNALEVYVGYLRRKTEAGGEPRLLHTVRGVGYVLRETPP; encoded by the coding sequence ATGCGCATCCTCGTTGTCGACGACGACAGGGCCGTGCGTGAGTCGCTCCGCCGCTCACTGCAGTTCAACGGCTACCAGGTGGACCTCGCGGGCGACGGCCAGCAGGCGCTGGAGTCGGTCCTGTCGCAGCGCCCGGACGCCATGGTCCTGGACGTGATGATGCCCAGGCTCGACGGCCTGGAGGTCTGCCGGAGGTTGCGCAGCACGGGCGACGACCTGCCCATACTCGTGCTCACCGCGCGGGACGCGGTGAGCGACCGGGTCTCCGGTCTGGACGCGGGGGCCGACGACTACCTGCCGAAGCCGTTCGCGCTGGAGGAGCTGCTGGCCAGGTTGCGCGCCCTGCTGCGGCGCACCGCCACCGACGTGGAGGAGCCGGTCAACCTGCTGCGCTTCGCCGACCTGGAGCTGGACCCCGGCACCAGGGACGTCCGCAGGGGCGAGCGGCCCATCAGCCTCACCCGCACCGAGTTCGCGCTGCTGGAGCTGTTCCTGGCGCACCCCAAGCAGGTGCTCACCAGGGGGCGCATCCTGGAGGACGTGTGGGGCTACGACTTCCCCACCTCCGGGAACGCGCTGGAGGTGTACGTCGGCTACCTGCGGCGCAAGACCGAGGCGGGCGGCGAGCCCCGGCTGCTGCACACGGTGCGCGGCGTCGGCTACGTGCTCAGGGAGACGCCCCCGTGA
- a CDS encoding ABC transporter substrate-binding protein, giving the protein MLRALALGAGVSAAPGLVGCGGDPGGASADVVTFGNNQSDPVPKDAITAVLKSFEGSSGLSVRINTKQHEQYQEQINNYLQGRPDDVLSWFSGYRMRFFAEQGLTGDLSDVWAKVGSGFSPAVKEAATAADGKQHLVPFTQYPWGMFYRPSLWRQRGYTPPGTLDELVALATRMKADGLAPIAFAQKQGWPAMGTFDQLNFRVNGYRFHVDLMAGQEDWQGPRVREVFDTWKRLLPFQQENALGRDWQEAAQSLQRGEAGMYLLGSFLAQQFTGADRDDLDFFPFPEVNPEFGTDTVEAPIDGFMLSREPGNPDGARKLLEHLASPQAQLAYLKADPTTVATSTGVDVSGYTPLQRKAAEVIASAAHITQFLDRDTDPRFASDAATNGLTAFLSEPGDVDSVLRGMAEQAKTIFSE; this is encoded by the coding sequence GTGCTGCGCGCGCTCGCGCTCGGAGCGGGGGTGAGCGCGGCGCCCGGACTCGTCGGGTGCGGCGGCGACCCCGGCGGCGCGTCGGCGGACGTCGTGACGTTCGGCAACAACCAGTCCGACCCGGTGCCGAAGGACGCGATCACGGCGGTGCTGAAGTCGTTCGAGGGCTCCTCCGGGCTGAGCGTGCGGATCAACACCAAGCAGCACGAGCAGTACCAGGAGCAGATCAACAACTACCTGCAGGGCAGGCCGGACGACGTGCTGTCCTGGTTCTCCGGCTACCGCATGAGGTTCTTCGCCGAGCAGGGCCTCACCGGCGACCTGTCGGACGTGTGGGCCAAGGTCGGCTCCGGCTTCTCCCCCGCCGTCAAGGAGGCCGCGACGGCGGCGGACGGCAAGCAGCACCTGGTGCCGTTCACCCAGTACCCGTGGGGGATGTTCTACCGGCCGAGCCTGTGGCGGCAGCGCGGGTACACCCCGCCGGGCACGCTCGACGAGCTGGTCGCGCTGGCCACCAGGATGAAGGCGGACGGGCTCGCGCCGATCGCGTTCGCGCAGAAGCAGGGCTGGCCCGCGATGGGCACGTTCGACCAGCTGAACTTCCGGGTCAACGGCTACCGGTTCCACGTGGACCTGATGGCGGGCCAGGAGGACTGGCAGGGGCCTCGGGTGCGGGAGGTGTTCGACACCTGGAAGCGGCTGCTGCCGTTCCAGCAGGAGAACGCGCTCGGCCGCGACTGGCAGGAGGCCGCCCAGTCACTCCAGCGCGGCGAGGCCGGGATGTACCTGCTCGGCTCGTTCCTGGCCCAGCAGTTCACCGGCGCGGACCGGGACGACCTGGACTTCTTCCCGTTCCCCGAGGTGAACCCCGAGTTCGGCACCGACACCGTCGAGGCGCCCATCGACGGCTTCATGCTCTCCCGCGAGCCCGGCAACCCCGACGGGGCGCGGAAGCTGCTGGAGCACCTGGCGTCGCCGCAGGCGCAGCTGGCCTACCTGAAGGCCGACCCGACGACCGTGGCGACCAGCACCGGGGTCGACGTGAGCGGGTACACCCCGTTGCAGCGCAAGGCCGCCGAGGTGATCGCCTCGGCCGCGCACATCACCCAGTTCCTCGACCGGGACACCGATCCCCGGTTCGCCAGCGACGCGGCGACCAACGGGCTGACCGCGTTCCTGTCCGAGCCCGGCGACGTGGACTCGGTGCTGCGCGGGATGGCGGAGCAGGCCAAGACCATCTTCTCGGAGTGA
- a CDS encoding GNAT family N-acetyltransferase, translating to MLVRTTEQADVEAAAGLRSVAFGSARPVDPVLPPGQDALVAEADGRLVGTLGVWRHHQFWGGRTVPAGGIGGVAVDPHARGRGVATALLTRAVEDMRERGQALSLLYATVPALYRSCGWERAGVHEWISLTPGQLPTGGKPLSRAARPQDAPAVHACYTDLASTVDGMLDRSAPAFDPVEALDHNVASVVPGHDGEVRGYLLADRDGDGLRVLDLVARDLDTQLGLLGELASWGGVLPAFDLRVLDPATTGLLTDQAIKHTVTTRAWLMRVVDLTAAVAARGWPAATGLRSAAVDLDVTDPIAPWHAGRRRIVVEDGQVRVEPGGSGAVRVKARALGPWFSGFQNTHALRRAGLLDGDAALLDRLTASTGAPRLGDYF from the coding sequence GTGCTGGTCAGGACGACCGAGCAGGCCGACGTCGAGGCCGCCGCAGGACTGCGATCCGTGGCGTTCGGCTCCGCGAGGCCCGTCGACCCGGTGCTCCCGCCGGGCCAGGACGCGCTGGTCGCCGAGGCCGACGGCCGCCTCGTCGGCACCCTCGGCGTGTGGCGGCACCACCAGTTCTGGGGTGGCCGCACCGTGCCCGCGGGCGGAATCGGCGGCGTCGCGGTCGACCCGCACGCGCGCGGCCGGGGCGTGGCGACCGCGCTGCTCACCCGCGCCGTCGAGGACATGCGCGAGCGCGGGCAGGCCCTGTCGCTGCTCTACGCCACCGTGCCCGCCCTGTACCGCTCGTGCGGCTGGGAGCGCGCGGGCGTCCACGAGTGGATCAGCCTCACCCCCGGCCAGCTGCCCACCGGCGGCAAGCCGCTCTCCCGCGCGGCCAGGCCGCAGGACGCGCCCGCCGTGCACGCCTGCTACACCGACCTCGCGTCCACCGTGGACGGGATGCTCGACCGCTCCGCGCCCGCGTTCGACCCGGTGGAGGCGCTGGACCACAACGTGGCCTCCGTCGTGCCCGGCCACGACGGCGAGGTGCGCGGCTACCTGCTGGCCGACCGCGACGGCGACGGGCTGCGCGTGCTCGACCTCGTCGCCCGTGACCTCGACACCCAGCTCGGGCTGCTGGGCGAGCTGGCCAGCTGGGGCGGCGTGCTGCCCGCGTTCGACCTGCGCGTGCTCGACCCGGCCACCACCGGCCTGCTCACCGACCAGGCGATCAAGCACACCGTCACCACCCGCGCCTGGCTGATGCGCGTGGTCGACCTGACCGCCGCCGTGGCCGCGCGCGGCTGGCCCGCCGCGACCGGGCTGCGCTCCGCCGCCGTCGACCTGGACGTCACCGACCCGATCGCCCCGTGGCACGCCGGGCGGCGCCGGATCGTGGTGGAGGACGGGCAGGTCAGGGTCGAACCCGGCGGCAGCGGTGCGGTGCGGGTGAAGGCGCGGGCGCTCGGGCCGTGGTTCAGCGGCTTCCAGAACACCCACGCCCTGCGCCGCGCGGGCCTGCTCGACGGCGACGCGGCCCTGCTCGACCGGCTCACCGCGTCGACCGGCGCGCCCAGGCTCGGCGACTACTTCTGA